A window of the Helianthus annuus cultivar XRQ/B chromosome 4, HanXRQr2.0-SUNRISE, whole genome shotgun sequence genome harbors these coding sequences:
- the LOC110935938 gene encoding DNA repair protein XRCC2 homolog gives MAKAWINVDESAKQMLSRVLKERPLLHLPPPLHRVPIGVNSILEIVGPSPSAKTEILLQVVVNCILPKNRNGVQYGGLEHSVLFLDLDCRLEIYRLSHLLKLRITEANRPHKTKGSSNQPECDETDVFNECMKRFLYTRCYDSFEFLSALKVLNHKLTDNGVHILMIDNIGAFHSIDRGFSSLPQLNPIRKNIGVQSVFEAVVQEIKKLLEMHSMIVLATKTVTNQVKSSYSTRVSGGLKSVYREYMPLTWQSFVTRRILVRPLDDKRKFVDRVCYSAEWLLPALSVSDEFVVCDTGILDSLRV, from the coding sequence ATGGCTAAAGCATGGATAAACGTTGACGAAAGTGCAAAACAAATGCTTAGCAGGGTTCTTAAAGAGAGGCCATTGTTACATTTACCACCTCCTCTTCATAGGGTACCCATTGGTGTCAACAGCATTCTCGAAATCGTGGGCCCGTCTCCTTCCGCCAAAACCGAGATCTTGCTACAAGTCGTGGTTAACTGTATCCTTCCGAAGAACCGAAACGGTGTGCAATATGGAGGTTTGGAACATTCCGTCTTATTCTTGGACTTAGATTGTCGGCTTGAGATCTACCGTCTTTCTCACTTGCTAAAACTGAGAATAACCGAGGCCAACAGACCGCATAAAACCAAAGGTTCAAGTAATCAACCCGAGTGTGACGAGACAGACGTATTCAACGAGTGCATGAAAAGGTTTCTATACACCCGTTGTTACGACAGTTTCGAGTTTCTTTCTGCGTTGAAGGTACTGAACCACAAACTCACGGACAACGGTGTGCATATTCTAATGATCGACAACATCGGGGCGTTTCACTCAATCGACCGTGGTTTCTCGTCTCTACCACAATTGAACCCGATTAGGAAAAACATCGGTGTTCAAAGCGTGTTTGAAGCCGTTGTTCAGGAGATAAAGAAACTCTTGGAAATGCATTCCATGATCGTTTTAGCTACAAAAACGGTTACAAATCAAGTCAAAAGTTCGTATTCAACGCGGGTTTCTGGCGGGTTAAAGAGCGTGTATCGGGAGTATATGCCATTAACGTGGCAGTCGTTTGTTACGCGTCGAATTCTCGTGAGACCTTTAGACGATAAAAGAAAGTTTGTGGACCGGGTTTGTTATTCAGCAGAGTGGTTACTGCCAGCTTTAAGTGTCTCTGATGAGTTTGTTGTTTGTGACACTGGAATTTTGGATTCATTGAGGGTATAG